The proteins below come from a single Hyphomicrobium denitrificans ATCC 51888 genomic window:
- a CDS encoding cytochrome c biogenesis protein DipZ: MLLILLAYIGGILTIVSPCILPVLPFVFSRAGQPFLRSGLPILAGMAATFALVASLAAIGGGWTVAANDYGRIIALIIMAVFGLTLIFPEVSERLSRPAVALGNRLAQKAEANGEQSSPWSSLLLGVATGLLWAPCAGPVLGLILTGAALEGASARTTLLLAAYAAGAATSLALALFAGGRIFNAMKSSLGTGEWVRRGLGVAVLVAVVAIGAGADTGLLTRLSLASTAPLEQRLVDMLHRTPGASTDSELAAASETLPIEGRAPALTGAVDWLNSKPLTPDDLKGKVVLVDFWTYSCINCLRSIPYVRAWAEKYKDQGLVVVGVHSPEFAFEKNVANVRNAISDLKIAYPVAVDNNFAIWRAFKNQYWPAHYFIDANGNIRHHHFGEGGYAASERVIQKLLAEAGKANVADGTVSVSASGVEAASVFANVASPETYVGYARAANFVSADGAPRDTAHTYSGEPKTLNEWSLNGNWTIAAQHAALNTAGGSIVYRFRARDLHLVLGPSADKKPIRFRVTIDGKEPGDSHGFDVAPDGSGTVTEDKLYQLVRQSGDIRERTFAIEFLDPGVNAYAFTFG, from the coding sequence ATGCTTCTCATCCTTCTCGCTTATATCGGCGGAATTCTCACAATCGTCAGCCCGTGCATTTTACCTGTGCTGCCGTTCGTCTTTTCACGCGCCGGTCAGCCATTCCTCAGGAGCGGATTACCGATCCTCGCCGGTATGGCGGCAACCTTCGCACTGGTGGCCTCGCTTGCCGCGATCGGCGGAGGTTGGACCGTTGCCGCCAACGATTATGGCCGCATCATCGCGCTCATCATCATGGCTGTCTTCGGGTTGACGCTGATCTTCCCGGAAGTGTCGGAACGCCTGTCGCGCCCTGCCGTCGCGCTCGGAAATCGCTTGGCACAAAAAGCCGAAGCGAACGGCGAACAATCATCACCCTGGTCATCGCTGTTGCTCGGCGTTGCGACGGGACTTCTTTGGGCGCCCTGCGCCGGACCGGTTCTAGGCTTGATTTTGACCGGTGCGGCGCTCGAAGGCGCGAGCGCGCGCACGACACTCCTCCTCGCAGCCTACGCAGCCGGAGCCGCGACATCGCTCGCGCTGGCGCTGTTTGCGGGCGGACGCATCTTCAACGCGATGAAAAGCTCGCTCGGCACGGGCGAATGGGTTCGTCGCGGACTAGGCGTTGCTGTTCTCGTCGCCGTCGTCGCGATCGGAGCCGGCGCCGATACCGGATTGCTGACACGACTGTCGCTTGCGAGCACAGCGCCGCTGGAGCAGCGCCTCGTCGACATGCTTCATCGCACGCCCGGTGCGAGCACCGATAGCGAGCTAGCCGCTGCGTCGGAAACATTGCCCATCGAAGGCCGTGCGCCTGCACTGACCGGCGCCGTCGACTGGCTGAATTCAAAGCCGCTCACGCCTGACGATTTGAAGGGCAAGGTGGTGCTCGTCGACTTCTGGACGTACTCCTGCATCAACTGCCTTAGAAGCATCCCCTACGTTCGCGCCTGGGCCGAAAAATACAAAGATCAGGGTCTCGTTGTCGTCGGCGTGCATTCTCCCGAATTCGCGTTCGAGAAGAATGTCGCGAATGTCCGAAATGCCATCTCCGATCTCAAGATCGCGTACCCGGTCGCCGTCGACAATAATTTCGCGATCTGGCGCGCCTTCAAAAATCAGTATTGGCCCGCGCACTACTTCATCGATGCCAACGGCAACATTCGTCATCATCACTTCGGCGAAGGCGGCTACGCGGCCTCGGAGCGCGTCATTCAAAAGCTTCTGGCCGAAGCCGGCAAAGCGAACGTCGCCGATGGAACGGTGAGCGTCTCTGCCTCGGGCGTCGAAGCCGCATCAGTATTCGCGAACGTCGCGTCGCCGGAAACGTACGTCGGCTATGCGCGAGCCGCGAACTTCGTGTCCGCCGACGGCGCTCCACGCGACACGGCGCACACCTACAGCGGCGAACCGAAAACGCTGAACGAATGGAGCTTGAATGGAAACTGGACCATCGCAGCCCAGCATGCCGCGCTCAATACCGCGGGCGGCAGCATCGTCTATCGCTTCCGCGCGCGCGATCTGCATCTCGTTCTGGGTCCCAGTGCCGACAAGAAACCCATTCGCTTTCGCGTGACGATCGACGGCAAAGAGCCCGGCGACAGTCACGGCTTTGACGTCGCTCCCGACGGCAGTGGAACGGTGACGGAAGACA
- a CDS encoding DUF1194 domain-containing protein, whose product MKHLKSALGAVLGIATALLSGGTNAANDAAPVDTALVVSVDVSNSVDEARYKLQMEGIAKALEDPGVIEAITGGSSGGILFSMVSWADKPALVIPWIRIANKADALAAAQRVRKLPHQGGEFTCMTRMLRSANDKIVPQIPAKAARIVIDVSGDGPDNCNADEPIEKVRDELVANGVTINGLPILLDTPDAGALLPKAVPGGKPPLEQWYREHVMAGPGSFVLPALGYSDFERAIRQKFVIEVSGVLPPPNLTSVASAAR is encoded by the coding sequence ATGAAACATTTGAAATCGGCGCTTGGCGCGGTCCTTGGGATTGCGACCGCATTGCTTTCCGGTGGCACGAACGCAGCGAACGACGCCGCTCCGGTCGATACTGCGCTCGTCGTTTCCGTCGACGTATCGAATTCCGTCGACGAGGCGCGCTACAAACTGCAGATGGAAGGCATTGCGAAAGCTCTCGAAGACCCTGGCGTGATCGAGGCGATCACAGGCGGGTCGAGCGGTGGCATCCTGTTCTCCATGGTGTCGTGGGCCGACAAACCGGCGCTCGTCATTCCGTGGATCCGCATCGCGAACAAGGCGGATGCGCTGGCGGCTGCGCAACGCGTTCGCAAGCTGCCGCATCAAGGCGGCGAATTCACGTGCATGACGCGCATGCTGCGTTCGGCGAACGATAAGATCGTGCCGCAAATTCCGGCCAAAGCCGCGCGCATCGTCATCGACGTATCGGGGGATGGGCCGGACAACTGCAATGCCGACGAGCCGATCGAAAAAGTTCGCGATGAGCTCGTGGCGAACGGCGTGACCATCAATGGCCTGCCGATTTTGCTGGATACGCCGGACGCCGGCGCGCTGCTGCCCAAGGCCGTGCCGGGCGGCAAGCCGCCGCTCGAGCAATGGTACCGCGAGCACGTCATGGCGGGGCCGGGAAGTTTCGTGCTTCCAGCGCTTGGTTATTCAGACTTCGAACGCGCCATTCGCCAGAAATTCGTGATCGAGGTGAGCGGCGTTCTTCCGCCGCCGAATTTGACGTCGGTCGCGAGTGCCGCTCGCTAG
- a CDS encoding formylmethanofuran dehydrogenase subunit C encodes MSGLTLRLKAPATARINLDGITPAVLSKLSEHSIGLINIGIDKGGLALGDAFDISGSPGETLTIEGATANLDFVGGGLDSGTLRVVGDVGSYAGRKMKGGKLEIRGNAGHYLASGSTGGFIHVSGNAGDNAGGFIPGDRFGMLGGTAVIGGNIGARAGDKMRRGTILVKGKTGEGAGSRMIGGTIWAEGGIGPRPGFMMRRGTLIGPSVESLLPTFVDCGKHDLVIVRVISKYLKDTLGALAPAPMPLFVRKIGGDMATIGRGEILLPA; translated from the coding sequence ATGAGCGGCCTCACGCTGCGCCTCAAGGCGCCCGCGACAGCGCGGATCAATCTCGACGGCATCACGCCCGCCGTTCTGTCGAAGCTGTCTGAACACTCGATCGGTCTGATCAATATCGGTATCGATAAAGGCGGATTGGCTCTTGGTGACGCATTTGACATCAGCGGTAGCCCGGGCGAAACGCTGACGATCGAAGGCGCAACCGCCAACCTCGACTTTGTCGGCGGCGGCCTCGACAGCGGCACGCTCCGCGTCGTCGGCGACGTCGGCTCCTACGCCGGCCGCAAGATGAAAGGCGGAAAGCTCGAGATTCGCGGCAACGCCGGACACTACCTCGCGTCCGGATCGACCGGCGGTTTCATCCATGTCTCGGGCAACGCGGGCGACAACGCCGGCGGTTTCATTCCCGGCGATCGCTTCGGCATGCTCGGCGGCACGGCAGTGATCGGCGGCAACATCGGCGCCCGCGCGGGGGACAAGATGCGGCGTGGCACGATCCTCGTCAAAGGCAAGACGGGCGAAGGTGCCGGCTCGCGCATGATCGGCGGAACGATTTGGGCGGAAGGCGGCATCGGTCCCCGTCCCGGCTTCATGATGCGGCGCGGCACCCTGATCGGACCGAGCGTCGAAAGCCTGCTGCCGACGTTCGTCGACTGCGGCAAACACGATCTCGTGATCGTGCGCGTCATCTCGAAGTATCTGAAGGACACGCTCGGCGCTCTCGCTCCGGCGCCTATGCCCTTGTTTGTCCGTAAGATTGGCGGTGACATGGCCACAATCGGTCGCGGTGAAATCCTTCTGCCTGCGTAG
- the fhcD gene encoding formylmethanofuran--tetrahydromethanopterin N-formyltransferase encodes MSKTVNGVEIDDTFAEAFGMSGTGIIITADTLKWARIAATVATGFGTSVIGCGAECGIDKELSPDETPDGRPGVRILIFGFSPDALIPQIRNRIGQCVLTSPGSACFSGLKAAQSLGLGKAPRYFGDGYQTSKKLGDSRYWRVPVMDGEFVIEEETGVTTEAVGGGNMLILGTDRAGLLQTAEEAVDAIAKIDDVITPFPGGIVRSGSKVGAKYAGMFASTNHAFCPTLRGTVKSELSADTLAVLEIVIDGLTSKSVADAMRAGLKAVTDTGAKRGVTRITAGNYGGKLGQHHYHLKDLI; translated from the coding sequence ATGAGCAAGACGGTCAACGGTGTCGAAATCGACGATACCTTCGCCGAAGCCTTCGGCATGAGCGGCACCGGCATCATCATCACCGCCGATACCCTGAAATGGGCGCGGATCGCGGCAACCGTCGCCACCGGCTTCGGCACATCCGTCATTGGCTGCGGCGCCGAATGCGGCATCGACAAGGAACTCAGCCCCGACGAGACGCCCGACGGCCGCCCCGGCGTCCGCATTCTGATCTTCGGCTTTTCGCCGGATGCGCTCATACCGCAAATTCGCAACCGCATCGGCCAGTGCGTCCTGACGAGCCCGGGCTCGGCCTGCTTCTCAGGGTTGAAAGCCGCGCAATCGCTCGGCCTCGGCAAGGCGCCGCGCTATTTCGGCGACGGCTATCAGACATCCAAGAAACTCGGCGACAGCCGCTACTGGCGTGTTCCGGTCATGGATGGCGAGTTCGTCATCGAGGAAGAAACCGGCGTCACGACGGAAGCCGTCGGCGGCGGCAACATGCTGATCCTCGGCACCGACCGCGCCGGACTGCTCCAGACGGCGGAAGAAGCCGTCGACGCGATCGCCAAGATCGACGACGTGATCACGCCCTTCCCCGGCGGCATCGTGCGCTCCGGCAGTAAAGTCGGAGCCAAATACGCGGGCATGTTTGCGTCGACCAACCACGCCTTCTGCCCGACGCTGCGCGGAACGGTCAAAAGCGAGCTCAGCGCCGACACGCTCGCCGTCCTCGAAATCGTCATCGACGGCCTCACCTCGAAATCGGTTGCTGACGCGATGCGCGCCGGTCTGAAGGCCGTAACGGACACCGGCGCCAAACGCGGCGTCACCCGCATCACTGCCGGCAACTACGGCGGCAAGCTTGGTCAGCACCACTACCATTTGAAGGATCTGATCTGA
- a CDS encoding formylmethanofuran dehydrogenase subunit A: protein MLIKLTGGRIYDPANGIDGEVRDIFIENGRIVDPSPNAKVAHEYPVHGRVIMAGGIDPHSHIGGGKMTIARMMLPEDHIGQEVERTDITRAGVGHAIPSTMTAGYRYAEMGYTAAFEPAMLPANARQAHMELADTAIIDKGAFAMLGSDDFFLRQLAGKQDFSAIKDYIAWTMHATQAIAVKVVNPGGISAFKFNQRKLDLDEKHVYYGVTPRDIILALARGLKELGVVHPIHIHGCNLGIPGGVETTLATIKGAEGLPIHLTHIQFHSYGTEGDMKFSSAAAEVAEAVNTNPNVSCDVGQVMFGQTCTASGDSMRQFVNTRSAYPKKWVVMDIECDAGCGVVPFKYRDKSFVNALQWAIGLELFLLINDPWRLFLTTDHPNGGPFTCYPHLIRLLMDKAFRQDVMQTINQDALKYSTLASLDREYTLYEIAIMTRAGPARSLGLADRGHLGVGACADITVYDDNPDREAMFATPEMLFKNGELIVRNGKIIKAVNGATHVARPSYDRGIERQLKRYFDDYNTVRMENFRVSDEEILDHGRGSLIIQPTKARLA, encoded by the coding sequence ATGCTCATCAAGCTAACAGGCGGCCGCATCTACGATCCTGCGAACGGGATCGATGGCGAGGTTCGCGATATCTTCATCGAGAACGGCCGTATCGTTGACCCGTCTCCGAACGCGAAAGTCGCGCACGAATATCCGGTGCACGGGCGCGTGATCATGGCGGGCGGCATCGATCCGCATTCGCACATCGGCGGCGGCAAGATGACGATCGCCCGCATGATGCTGCCCGAGGATCACATCGGCCAGGAAGTCGAGCGCACCGACATCACGCGCGCCGGCGTCGGCCATGCAATTCCCTCGACGATGACGGCCGGCTATCGCTACGCCGAGATGGGCTACACGGCGGCATTCGAGCCGGCGATGCTTCCGGCAAACGCGCGCCAGGCGCACATGGAACTCGCCGATACCGCGATCATCGACAAGGGCGCGTTCGCGATGCTCGGGTCGGACGATTTCTTCCTGCGCCAGCTCGCGGGCAAGCAGGATTTCTCGGCGATCAAGGATTACATCGCCTGGACGATGCATGCGACGCAGGCGATTGCCGTCAAGGTCGTCAATCCCGGCGGCATCAGCGCCTTCAAGTTCAACCAGCGCAAGCTCGATCTCGACGAGAAGCATGTCTATTACGGCGTCACGCCGCGTGACATCATCCTCGCGCTGGCGCGCGGCCTGAAGGAACTCGGCGTCGTCCATCCGATCCACATTCACGGCTGCAACCTCGGCATTCCGGGCGGCGTGGAAACGACGCTCGCGACGATCAAGGGCGCCGAAGGGTTGCCGATCCATCTGACGCACATCCAGTTCCACAGCTACGGCACCGAAGGCGATATGAAGTTTTCGTCTGCCGCCGCTGAGGTTGCCGAGGCGGTCAACACCAATCCGAACGTCTCGTGCGACGTCGGCCAGGTGATGTTCGGCCAGACGTGCACGGCCTCGGGCGACTCCATGCGCCAGTTCGTCAACACCCGCTCGGCCTATCCGAAAAAGTGGGTCGTGATGGACATCGAGTGCGACGCCGGTTGCGGCGTCGTCCCGTTCAAGTATCGCGACAAGAGCTTCGTGAACGCGCTGCAGTGGGCGATCGGCCTTGAGCTGTTCCTGCTGATCAACGACCCGTGGCGTCTGTTCCTGACGACCGACCACCCGAACGGCGGACCGTTCACGTGCTATCCGCACTTGATCCGGTTGCTGATGGATAAAGCGTTCCGCCAGGACGTCATGCAGACGATCAACCAGGACGCGCTGAAGTATTCGACGCTCGCGTCACTCGATCGCGAATACACGCTCTACGAGATCGCAATCATGACGCGTGCCGGACCGGCGCGCAGCCTCGGTCTCGCCGATCGCGGACACTTGGGCGTCGGCGCCTGCGCGGACATCACCGTCTATGACGACAACCCGGACCGCGAAGCGATGTTCGCGACGCCCGAGATGCTGTTCAAGAACGGCGAGCTGATCGTTCGCAACGGCAAGATCATCAAGGCGGTGAACGGCGCGACGCACGTCGCACGCCCCTCCTACGATCGCGGCATCGAACGCCAGCTGAAGCGCTACTTCGACGACTACAATACCGTGCGGATGGAAAACTTCCGCGTGTCGGATGAAGAGATTCTAGACCATGGCCGCGGCTCCCTTATCATCCAACCGACGAAGGCGCGCTTAGCATGA
- a CDS encoding formylmethanofuran dehydrogenase subunit B has translation MESEKSRNGVNHFENIACPFCGIACDDLEIGPSASGSLKVLKNGCARSVAGFGRPLVEPNPEVDGKSVSLEEAVATAAKLIRESRLPVFSGLGTGVEGVRAVMALAEAGGGVVDHALSVSAYRNTRVMQSSGWLTTSLTEARNRADLFIIAGSDIHKSNPRFFERVVCNEASMFSDNPPKRTVVFLGEGLDPSAATGPRVGEVVTIPCKTDRVGEILDAMRAIQKGAIITDETIGGVPRATVEDLFARFKAASYSVVVWNPASFDFAGGDLTVQAICEFIKEANATTRSAGLALGGNEGLPSAVSVCAWQSGYPLRVSYANGKPEYDADLYDAERMLAAKESDLLVWLASIGDDLVPPETDVTTIVLGTPGLKLSRKPKVFIPVGTPGVDHAERVIRVDNVVSLPLRQLRQSKLPSAMDVLASIQAAL, from the coding sequence TTGGAATCCGAAAAGTCGAGGAACGGCGTAAATCATTTCGAGAATATAGCGTGTCCCTTCTGCGGTATCGCTTGTGACGACCTCGAGATCGGCCCCTCCGCCAGCGGCAGCCTGAAGGTTCTCAAGAACGGCTGCGCGCGGTCCGTCGCCGGGTTCGGGCGCCCCCTGGTTGAACCCAACCCTGAGGTCGATGGCAAAAGCGTTTCTCTCGAAGAAGCGGTCGCGACGGCCGCGAAGCTGATCCGCGAGAGCCGCCTGCCGGTCTTCAGCGGTCTCGGAACGGGCGTCGAAGGTGTGCGCGCCGTCATGGCGCTGGCCGAAGCCGGCGGTGGCGTCGTCGATCACGCCTTGAGCGTATCCGCCTATCGCAATACTCGCGTCATGCAGTCGAGCGGCTGGCTGACGACGTCTCTCACCGAGGCGCGCAACCGCGCCGATCTTTTCATCATCGCCGGTAGCGACATCCACAAGAGCAACCCGCGCTTCTTCGAGCGCGTCGTCTGCAACGAAGCCTCGATGTTCTCCGACAATCCGCCGAAGCGGACCGTCGTTTTCCTCGGCGAAGGACTGGACCCGTCCGCCGCCACTGGGCCTCGCGTCGGCGAAGTCGTGACGATCCCGTGCAAGACGGATCGCGTCGGCGAAATCCTGGACGCAATGCGCGCGATTCAGAAGGGCGCCATTATCACCGATGAAACCATCGGCGGCGTCCCGCGCGCAACCGTTGAAGACCTGTTCGCGCGCTTCAAGGCGGCGAGCTACAGCGTCGTCGTCTGGAACCCGGCGAGCTTCGATTTCGCAGGCGGCGATCTGACCGTTCAGGCGATCTGCGAATTCATCAAGGAAGCCAACGCCACGACACGTTCCGCCGGATTGGCGCTTGGCGGCAATGAAGGCTTGCCCTCTGCCGTCTCGGTATGCGCCTGGCAGTCGGGTTACCCGCTCCGTGTCTCCTACGCGAATGGCAAGCCCGAATACGACGCCGATCTCTACGATGCCGAGCGTATGCTAGCGGCCAAGGAAAGCGATTTGCTCGTCTGGCTCGCATCGATCGGCGACGATCTCGTCCCGCCCGAAACCGATGTAACGACGATCGTTCTCGGCACACCCGGATTGAAGCTCAGCCGCAAACCGAAAGTCTTCATTCCGGTCGGCACACCCGGCGTCGATCATGCCGAACGCGTCATCCGCGTCGACAACGTCGTTTCGCTGCCATTGCGCCAGCTTCGCCAGTCCAAGCTGCCGTCCGCCATGGACGTTCTCGCCTCCATCCAAGCCGCCCTCTAG
- a CDS encoding SRPBCC family protein, which yields MLKRLAIAAAILSSLPIVAWAHGPSRQKVTESIEINAPAEKVWALVGNFQDASWIPAVAKTEGTGDNTPASGTGNDGAKRTLTLQGGGVVEEALDAYDAKEMTFSYEITKVDVKVLPVNDYSSHVTVTANGADKSTLEWKGAFYRGFMNNDPPPELNDEASKKAVTDLYKSTLEAVKAKLEGGK from the coding sequence ATGTTGAAACGCTTGGCGATCGCGGCCGCGATCTTGAGTTCTCTGCCGATCGTGGCCTGGGCTCATGGTCCGTCGCGCCAGAAAGTTACGGAATCCATTGAAATCAATGCGCCTGCTGAGAAAGTCTGGGCCCTCGTCGGCAACTTCCAGGACGCAAGCTGGATCCCAGCCGTCGCCAAGACCGAAGGCACCGGCGACAACACGCCGGCGAGCGGAACGGGCAATGACGGCGCGAAACGCACGCTGACGCTCCAGGGCGGCGGCGTCGTCGAAGAGGCGCTCGATGCCTATGACGCCAAGGAAATGACCTTTAGCTACGAGATCACCAAGGTCGACGTAAAGGTTCTGCCGGTTAACGATTATTCGTCACACGTGACGGTGACGGCGAACGGCGCGGACAAGTCGACGCTGGAATGGAAGGGCGCGTTCTATCGCGGCTTCATGAATAACGATCCGCCGCCGGAGCTTAACGACGAGGCGTCGAAAAAGGCGGTTACCGATCTCTATAAGAGCACGCTCGAAGCCGTGAAGGCCAAGCTCGAAGGCGGCAAGTAG
- a CDS encoding beta-propeller fold lactonase family protein — protein sequence MLHRIRAGVAVAFLALCGQQPVALAAEALTTNQPADSLSFVDLATMKSVATLAIGGKPAGIALSPDRTKAYVTAPDSKELVEVDAVSRVVTRRLALGGGPLGIAAHPSLPEVYVADWFSHRVIVVDARSLTVTGTIEVGQSPSGLAVTPDGRLLLSADRDSDSISIIDIAARTRVASIPAGQRPFGVTIDAKGERAYIANVKSNNVSVIDIAARRLIGTIPTGRRPYAVALARGRGFSTDQYGGGITVFDLGTLSPIKTVRLCDHPEGIEADASGGDVYVACWGDNVLIRLDADTLKVTGKADVGDGPRAFGKFLR from the coding sequence GTGCTGCATCGCATTCGCGCCGGCGTGGCGGTTGCTTTTCTCGCCCTGTGCGGACAGCAACCCGTCGCGCTGGCGGCCGAAGCGTTGACCACCAATCAACCGGCCGACAGTCTGTCGTTCGTCGATCTCGCGACGATGAAAAGCGTCGCGACCCTCGCGATCGGCGGCAAGCCGGCCGGCATCGCGCTGTCGCCAGACCGGACGAAGGCCTACGTCACGGCGCCCGACAGCAAGGAACTCGTCGAGGTCGATGCGGTTTCGCGCGTCGTGACGCGGCGGCTGGCCTTAGGCGGCGGGCCGCTTGGTATTGCCGCGCATCCCTCGCTACCCGAGGTTTATGTCGCCGACTGGTTCTCGCACCGGGTGATCGTCGTCGACGCGCGATCTCTGACGGTTACGGGGACGATCGAGGTCGGCCAGTCGCCGTCCGGCCTTGCCGTGACGCCGGACGGGCGTCTCCTTCTCTCCGCCGATCGCGACAGCGACTCCATCTCGATCATCGACATCGCGGCGCGGACACGCGTCGCGTCGATACCGGCGGGTCAGCGCCCCTTCGGCGTTACGATCGATGCAAAAGGCGAGCGTGCTTATATCGCCAACGTCAAAAGCAATAACGTCAGCGTCATCGATATCGCCGCCCGGCGTCTTATCGGCACGATCCCGACCGGACGCCGACCGTATGCGGTCGCGCTGGCGCGGGGCCGGGGCTTCTCGACGGACCAATACGGCGGCGGCATCACCGTTTTCGATCTCGGAACGTTATCGCCGATCAAGACCGTCCGGCTCTGCGATCACCCCGAGGGGATCGAGGCCGATGCATCGGGGGGCGATGTGTACGTGGCGTGCTGGGGTGACAACGTGCTGATCCGGCTCGATGCGGACACGCTCAAGGTTACCGGCAAGGCCGACGTCGGCGACGGGCCCCGCGCGTTCGGGAAATTCCTGCGCTAG
- a CDS encoding quinoprotein relay system zinc metallohydrolase 2 — MTEKSRLFSRPTRKEFLRGAASAALFPLFPRVSVAETYEAEVSEVAPGVFVHVAPYELVEPTNHGDISNSCIIVGNDAVAIIDTGGSYLVGKALRAAAAKVTSKPIRYVINTHMHPDHVLGNAAFEGNGTEFVGHAKLPAALSARAESYLRTAQTRLGETGFAGTKIVIPTKLVSDTLDLDLGGRSLTLKARATSHTDNDLTVFDSTTGTFVLGDLLFSGHIPTLDGSIVGWLKLIPELMNEKAQRAIPGHGPKSMPWPDAMLPQQRYLETIARDVRTLIKDGATLEQALKTAGQSERDNWQLFAELNGMNVTAAFTELEWE, encoded by the coding sequence ATGACAGAAAAATCCCGCCTTTTCTCCCGTCCGACGCGCAAAGAATTCCTACGCGGTGCCGCTTCGGCAGCGCTTTTTCCGCTGTTTCCTCGCGTTTCAGTGGCTGAAACATACGAAGCTGAGGTGTCGGAAGTCGCGCCTGGAGTTTTCGTTCACGTCGCGCCCTACGAACTCGTCGAACCGACCAACCACGGCGACATATCCAATTCCTGCATCATCGTCGGTAACGATGCCGTCGCGATTATCGATACCGGCGGCTCGTACCTCGTCGGCAAGGCGCTACGCGCCGCCGCTGCCAAGGTGACCAGCAAGCCGATCCGCTACGTCATCAACACGCACATGCACCCCGATCATGTGCTCGGAAACGCGGCTTTCGAAGGTAACGGTACGGAATTCGTCGGGCACGCCAAGCTCCCGGCTGCGCTTTCGGCGCGCGCGGAAAGCTATCTGCGGACTGCGCAGACGAGGCTCGGAGAAACCGGCTTTGCTGGAACGAAAATCGTCATTCCGACGAAGCTCGTCAGCGATACGTTGGACCTCGATCTCGGAGGGCGCAGTCTGACGCTCAAGGCGCGGGCGACCTCGCATACCGACAATGACCTGACGGTGTTCGACAGCACAACAGGTACGTTCGTGCTAGGCGATCTGCTCTTCTCCGGACACATTCCGACGCTCGACGGCTCCATCGTCGGATGGCTGAAGCTGATCCCGGAACTCATGAACGAAAAAGCTCAGCGCGCGATTCCAGGACACGGGCCGAAATCGATGCCGTGGCCCGACGCGATGCTGCCGCAGCAGCGCTATCTGGAAACGATCGCACGCGATGTCCGCACCTTGATCAAGGACGGTGCGACGCTCGAGCAGGCGCTCAAAACGGCCGGTCAGTCCGAGCGCGACAACTGGCAACTCTTCGCCGAACTCAACGGCATGAACGTCACCGCCGCCTTCACCGAACTCGAGTGGGAATGA